The genomic stretch GAGATGATCCACGGCGGCGCGATCGGCGCGCTCCGCGACGTCGCCGTCTGGGGCAATCGCCAGATCCCACGACCCGGTTATCTGCCCGACGTGGGCGGCGCGCCTGCCACGCTCGATTGGGATCTCTGGCTGGGACCTTCGCCGTTTCACCCGTTCAACCCCGACTACGTCAGCGGCGGCGTCGGCATGAACTGTCTGCAGTGGAACATGTATTGGGACTGGGGAGTAGGGCAGATCGGCGACATGGGCAGCCACACCATGGACATCGTCTGGAACGTGATCGACGCCGAGCTGCCGACGAAGATCACCGCGACCTCGCCCGAGACCTACAACCCCGAGGTCACGCCGGTGAACGCCACCGCCAGCTACCAGTTCGCCGCCAACGGTTGGCGCGATGCGATTCGCGTGACGTGGTATCAAGGCGGCGCGATGCCCGGATCGCCGCTCCCGTGGGTCGACCTGAACAAGATCGGCCACGGCGCGTGGTTCAAGGGCGAGCACGGCTTCATCATCGCCGACTTCAACAACCGCCTCCTCTTCCCCTACGGCCCGAAGGCGGACCTCTCGTACTACGCGCCGCCGAAACCCGACGAAGTGTTGCCCGACCTCGGTCACTTCCAGAAACAGTGGACCGAGGCCTGCAAGAACGGCCGTCCGAAGGAGACCGCCTGCAACTTCAAGTACAGCGCCGACATGATCGAAACCATGTGCCTCGGCCTCGTCGCCTTCCGCGCCGGCGCTCCGCTCGACTACGACGGCGCCCGCGGCGTGGTGACCAACAATTCCGCCGCCAACGAGTTCCTCACGAAGCCGTACCGCGAGGGGTGGACGATGGTGGGCTGACCCGAGGAGCGGCTC from Opitutales bacterium ASA1 encodes the following:
- a CDS encoding Gfo/Idh/MocA family oxidoreductase encodes the protein MHTSRRDFLARSALAGAGMMILPTGTLFGQNRPSNRLNVALIGAYGRGEAHYKTLHDENVVALCEVNDLNLPFAVKEFPKAKVYKDWRKCLDHPGLDAVVCCTPDHHHAFIANWALLRDLHVYMEKPLAITVAEARIVRETYSKKQDKLATQVGMQRHAYPNFNRLREMIHGGAIGALRDVAVWGNRQIPRPGYLPDVGGAPATLDWDLWLGPSPFHPFNPDYVSGGVGMNCLQWNMYWDWGVGQIGDMGSHTMDIVWNVIDAELPTKITATSPETYNPEVTPVNATASYQFAANGWRDAIRVTWYQGGAMPGSPLPWVDLNKIGHGAWFKGEHGFIIADFNNRLLFPYGPKADLSYYAPPKPDEVLPDLGHFQKQWTEACKNGRPKETACNFKYSADMIETMCLGLVAFRAGAPLDYDGARGVVTNNSAANEFLTKPYREGWTMVG